The following are from one region of the Papaver somniferum cultivar HN1 unplaced genomic scaffold, ASM357369v1 unplaced-scaffold_132, whole genome shotgun sequence genome:
- the LOC113333176 gene encoding transcription factor bHLH93-like: MELNEHGFLEEFLELRRETLQTFPAGINDSHQFTHDGSASFSYFSEYPSSAIQPISSIKGFPMPTEEPGFSYGFNGGYYPFEEELSTQSTVVDTSYVKHGALPFLSTEDNGLVTGNVESELFPDDLRNILGEKQSKVELFPPTEIPTKLNRNLCKERKSRVKKIEGQPSKNLMAERRRRKRLNDRLSMLRSVVPKISKMDRTSIVGDTIEYMKELLEKIKNLQNETQVGSDQLSRMGIFKDLKQNEMINSPKFDVERRRNDTRVEVCCAGKPGLLLSTVTAIETLGLEIQQCVISSFNDFSMQASCSEVLEHGPMLSAGEIKQILIRNAGYGGKCG; encoded by the exons atgGAGCTAAATGAGCATGGGTTCCTGGAGGAGTTCCTGGAGCTAAGAAGGGAGACATTGCAAACTTTTCCTGCTGGAATAAATGATAGTCATCAGTTTACACATGATGGGTCTGCTAGTTTCAGTTATTTTAGTGAGTACCCAAGTTCAGCAATTCAACCTATTTCTTCTATCAAAGGATTTCCAATGCCAACGGAAGAACCTGGTTTTAGTTATGGATTCAATGGAGGTTACTACCCATTTGAAGAGGAATTATCAACGCAGTCGACGGTTGTTGATACATCGTATGTGAAACACGGAGCATTACCTTTTCTAAGTACAGAAGATAATGGACTAGTAACAGGCAATGTGGAATCTGAACTGTTTCCAGATGATCTCCGGAATATATTGGGTGAGAAGCAAAGTAAAGTGGAACTATTCCCACCAACTGAAATTCCGACCAAGCTCAATAGGAATTTATGTAAAGAGAGAAAGAGCCGTGTGAAGAAGATTGAGGGACAACCGTCTAAGAATCTAATGGcagaaagacgaagaagaaagcGGTTGAATGACCGTCTCTCGATGCTCCGGTCAGTAGTTCCTAAGATAAGCAAG ATGGACAGAACATCTATTGTTGGAGACACAATTGAGTATATGAAAGAGCTCCTGGAGAAAATCAAGAATCTGCAGAATGAGACTCAAGTAGGTTCAGATCAGTTGAGCCGAATGGGGATATTCAAGGAcctaaaacaaaatgaaatgataaactCGCCAAAG TTCGATGTAGAACGAAGAAGAAACGATACCAGGGTCGAGGTCTGCTGTGCAGGCAAGCCAGGATTGCTGCTTTCGACAGTAACAGCCATCGAAACACTAGGACTGGAGATTCAACAGTGTGTTATAAGTAGTTTCAATGATTTTTCAATGCAAGCTTCTTGTTCAGAG GTACTGGAGCACGGACCGATGTTAAGCGCTGGAGAGATAAAGCAAATTTTGATTAGAAATGCAGGCTATGGAGGAAAATGTGGTTAG
- the LOC113332891 gene encoding DNA ligase 6-like, whose translation RNHINAEPGLENLNVVNEKYNEELVKELQDCLPIWVSQDQVLDLLTRSSGNVVEAVSDFYERETEYHDQVIAFRANAASVKSGIVLSQIKEPIILVPKLVSEKVSSNGSVKSSSSQETVKKRVDVVKSVGSPMKRGSLRSTLFPKRKGSIKSTTSPQKKDSSKSTISPKKKVSAIGVQSSPKKKKGKPSTTMQPTNGSKQSTITNFFTKL comes from the coding sequence AGAAACCATATTAATGCGGAACCTGGTTTAGAGAATTTAAACGTGGTGAATgagaaatataacgaggaattgGTAAAGGAACTCCAAGATTGTTTGCCAATCTGGGTCTCCCAAGATCAAGTGTTAGACTTGCTTACCAGGTCATCTGGGAACGTAGTTGAAGCTGTTTCTGATTTTTACGAACGTGAAACTGAATATCATGATCAAGTTATTGCTTTCAGAGCGAATGCTGCATCTGTGAAGAGTGGGATTGTTTTGTCTCAGATAAAAGAGCCAATTATTCTTGTGCCTAAGTTGGTTTCTGAAAAAGTAAGTTCTAATGGAAGTGTGAAAAGCAGTTCGAGTCAAGAGACGGTGAAGAAAAGAGTGGATGTAGTTAAGAGTGTTGGCTCTCCAATGAAAAGGGGTTCCCTCAGGAGCACCCTTTTTCCCAAGAGAAAGGGTTCGATTAAAAGCACTACTTCTCCCCAGAAAAAGGATTCTAGTAAGAGCACAATTTCTCCTAAGAAAAAAGTTTCGGCCATTGGCGTTCAAAGCAGtcccaagaagaagaaagggaagcCAAGCACAACTATGCAACCTACTAATGGGTCCAAGCAATCAACTATTACGAATTTCTTCACCAAACTTTAA
- the LOC113333174 gene encoding uncharacterized protein LOC113333174, with protein MQKKTSFTNENPKSTIRKSSRLVQRKISPDQEPELTNSQVCTSLSKKRRLISSSTPSSVSSKVNFKKTQKKINPRNDSVKFVDGSSNSDNGFRKSSRNIDGVQGLQSYRRSLRFTGEEVSVVDNKKRGLGEIKIRSRVLGETEVGVNSMEEGVEKEKGNDNGGVGETPQKRKCVMGGKENFDSPKVQKRNNGTCLRSPFSSLENIYEKTSNEESDEKKLVKSAKSRTQRVDKVEEFQSIRRSSRISNVESKSSEKVEKKSVKSARVDEVEKVLGNRRSSRISSLDVFDESSEKIGKRMVKSGRTERVDKVEKVQGSRQSTRISSLDIVHVYASNESSDSEVSPAVVSNVVTEDKVERKLVKSVKSKTERVEEVQGMRRSSRITNLGSTHVHVSNECSDTDVSPGVMRNVDSKEKRIVEDGRVNEKNPPAEGKFDVHGWTKDQTAALERAYFAAKPSTNFWKKVSKMVPGKTAQDCFNKIHSDLVTPPQVQPRSRAKKAISSPLGHFSLSGSKLLEPTLNVRWPKGNKQKKLRAQKTLRHLVQKRSMVDQGYEADLFSVLEPITNAPSQDLSQTELLSTPESKSNKKGYIQECHENSSVQKKKPLSRFRNSCETTLVSPPVLKQVKNRALHEKYIDRLHCRGARRTAGPTKCKVAKEDRKESPAKKMDDIAVARNALFFEANDMISKFKEAQANVVSDNDDSQDDGACDGEDDEDCEGEDVFSVAF; from the exons atgcagaaaaaaaccTCCTTTACCAACGAAAATCCTAAATCAACAATCAGAAAGTCATCGAGGCTTGTTCAACGGAAGATTTCTCCAGATCAAGAACCCGAACTTACTAACAGTCAGGTGTGTACTTCTTTATCCAAGAAACGCcgtcttatttcttcctctactCCTAGTTCAGTCAGTAGTAAAGTTAATTTCAAGAAAACCCAGAAAAAAATAAACCCTAGAAATGATTCGGTAAAATTTGTTGATGGTTCATCAAATTCTGATAATGGGTTTAGAAAATCATCCAGAAATATTGATGGGGTCCAGGGACTTCAGAGTTATAGACGATCTCTTAGGTTTACAGGTGAAGAGGTCTCTGTGGTGGATAATAAGAAGAGGGGTTTGGGGGAAATTAAAATTAGGTCTAGGGTTTTAGGGGAAACCGAAGTGGGTGTCAACTCGATGGAGGAAGGAGTAGAGAAGGAGAAGGGTAATGATAATGGGGGTGTTGGAGAAACTCCGCAAAAGAGGAAATGTGTTATGGGTGGTAAGGAAAACTTTGATTCTCCCAAAGTCCAGAAGCGAAATAATGGAACTTGTTTAAGGTCTCCGTTTAGTTCGTTAGAGAACATTTATGAAAAGACAAGTAATGAAGAGAGTGATGAGAAGAAATTAGTTAAGTCTGCGAAATCGAGGACTCAAAGGGTTGATAAGGTTGAGGAATTTCAAAGTATCAGACGGTCCTCCAGGATTTCCAATGTGGAAAGTAAGAGTTCTGAAAAGGTAGAGAAGAAATCCGTTAAGTCTGCCAGGGTTGATGAGGTTGAGAAAGTTCTAGGCAACAGACGGTCATCAAGGATCTCTAGTTTGGATGTATTTGATGAGAGTTCTGAGAAGATAGGTAAGAGAATGGTTAAGTCTGGGAGGACGGAAAGGGTTGATAAGGTAGAAAAAGTTCAAGGTAGCAGACAATCTACAAGAATTTCTAGTTTAGATATTGTGCATGTTTATGCTTCAAATGAATCTTCGGATAGTGAAGTATCCCCAGCTGTGGTGTCGAATGTGGTGACCGAGGATAAGGTAGAGAGAAAATTAGTTAAATCTGTGAAATCGAAGACTGAAAGGGTTGAAGAAGTTCAAGGTATGAGACGATCGTCGAGGATTACTAATTTGGGAAGTACCCATGTGCATGTTTCGAATGAATGTTCAGATACCGATGTTTCCCCAGGTGTGATGCGGAATGTGGACAGCAAAGAGAAGAGAATTGTGGAGGATGGCAGAGTCAATGAGAAGAATCCTCCTGCCGAGGGAAAATTTGATGTACATGGGTGGACGAAAGATCAAACTGCGGCCTTGGAGAGAGCTTATTTTGCTGCAAAGCCCTCAACAAATTTCTGGAAGAAGGTTTCGAAAATG GTGCCTGGAAAGACTGCTCAGGATTGCTTTAATAAAATTCACTCTGACCTGGTTACTCCACCTCAAGTCCAGCCTCGTTCGAGGGCAAAGAAAGCAATCTCATCTCCCTTGGGTCATTTCTCACTATCTGGAAGTAAGCTTCTTGAACCAACTTTGAATGTTAGGTGGCCAAAGGGCAACAAACAGAAAAAGCTTCGTGCTCAGAAAACCTTAAGGCATTTAGTACAGAAACGTTCAATGGTGGACCAAGGTTACGAAGCAGATTTATTCTCAGTTCTTGAACCCATTACGAATGCACCTAGTCAAGATTTATCGCAAACTGAATTACTCTCAACCCCTGAAAGCAAATCTAATAAAAAGGGCTATATTCAAGAGTGTCATGAGAATTCATCTGTTCAGAAGAAGAAGCCCTTGTCCAGATTTAGAAACTCATGTGAAACAACTCTTGTCAGTCCCCCAGTTTTGAAGCAGGTAAAAAACAGGGCATTGCACGAAAAGTATATCGATCGATTACACTGTAGAGGCGCTAGGAGAACAGCAGGGCCTACAAAGTGCAAAGTTGCCAAAGAAGATAGGAAGGAAAGCCCTGCAAAGAAAATGGATGACATagctgttgcaaggaatgcactaTTTTTTGAAGCAAATGATATGATAAGCAAATTTAAAGAGGCACAAGCTAACGTTGTGAGTGATAATGACGATTCCCAGGACGATGGTGCCTGTgatggtgaagatgatgaagattgcGAAGGTGAGGATGTTTTTAGTGTAGCGTTTTGA